A single region of the Streptomyces sp. AM 4-1-1 genome encodes:
- a CDS encoding DUF397 domain-containing protein, which yields MSQVNGASADSIEGVVWRKSARSNAAGNCVEVALLADGGIAVRNSRFPSGPALIYTRAEATAFILGAKDGDFDFAL from the coding sequence ATGTCGCAGGTGAACGGTGCGAGCGCCGACTCGATCGAGGGTGTTGTGTGGCGCAAGAGTGCGCGGAGCAACGCCGCGGGGAACTGTGTGGAGGTCGCCCTTTTGGCGGACGGAGGAATTGCGGTACGAAACTCACGCTTCCCCTCGGGGCCCGCGCTGATCTACACCCGGGCGGAGGCGACGGCTTTCATCCTCGGCGCGAAGGACGGTGATTTCGACTTCGCCCTGTAG
- a CDS encoding helix-turn-helix transcriptional regulator, whose product MAAQHTGVPSIRGFQRRPHLGAAAHRRALGEYMRRCRGSRNLTGKDVARRIGTSPSTVSRMESGERTDNPVRNVAKLLSACRITDDRELSHALSIAEEGERPEVWAPYADYVAKWVQPLLALEPAARRILSYEPQLVPGWLQTEEYAQLVIRAGFPDAPRHEIEARAKARVGRLHMVGRAQDPPALVVIMDEDVLRRPAGSPGVMYRQIEHLIQVLKGELRHRVKLQIAPLAMGMTGAVGHPIVHLRFADDLLSDFVYLEQSESAWCIEGAGEAERYQSRLFRLCGMAVPADRTLTLLEDKLAELARNRY is encoded by the coding sequence ATGGCTGCCCAACACACTGGTGTGCCCTCCATACGGGGGTTCCAGCGGCGTCCGCATCTGGGAGCCGCCGCACACCGCCGGGCGCTGGGCGAGTACATGAGGCGGTGCCGCGGTAGCCGGAACCTGACCGGCAAGGACGTCGCCCGGCGTATCGGCACGTCCCCGTCGACGGTCAGCCGCATGGAGAGCGGCGAGCGCACCGACAACCCGGTCCGCAACGTCGCGAAACTCCTTTCCGCCTGTCGGATCACCGACGACCGGGAACTCTCCCACGCCCTGTCGATCGCGGAGGAGGGGGAGCGCCCCGAGGTGTGGGCGCCGTACGCGGACTATGTCGCGAAGTGGGTGCAGCCGCTGCTCGCCCTGGAGCCGGCCGCCCGGCGCATCCTGTCGTACGAACCACAGCTGGTACCGGGCTGGCTCCAGACCGAGGAGTACGCCCAACTCGTCATTCGCGCCGGATTCCCGGACGCCCCGCGCCACGAAATCGAGGCGCGGGCCAAGGCACGGGTCGGCAGGCTCCACATGGTCGGCCGCGCTCAGGACCCGCCCGCGCTCGTCGTCATCATGGACGAGGACGTGCTGCGGCGGCCCGCGGGCAGTCCCGGAGTGATGTACCGGCAGATCGAGCATCTGATCCAGGTGCTCAAGGGCGAGCTGCGACACCGCGTCAAGCTGCAGATCGCGCCGCTGGCGATGGGAATGACCGGTGCGGTGGGGCATCCGATCGTCCATCTGCGCTTCGCCGACGATCTTCTGTCCGACTTCGTCTACCTGGAACAGAGCGAGAGCGCCTGGTGCATCGAGGGCGCGGGGGAAGCGGAGCGGTACCAGTCCCGGCTCTTCCGGCTCTGCGGCATGGCCGTCCCGGCGGACCGGACGCTGACGCTGCTGGAGGACAAGCTGGCCGAACTGGCCCGCAACCGCTACTGA
- a CDS encoding SAM-dependent methyltransferase, with the protein MHAERDLPYGVDVQLPSVARMYDHLLDGKDNFAADRTACDSLLKQVPSMKTLALNNRAFLRRVVGVLAREHGIRQFIDHGSGLPTQDNVHQIAQRVDPDARVVYVDTDPIVRSVGGALLETNANTAVLQADMRDTDFIFGSAQVERLIDPDEPVAALFVSVLHCIPDEDRPTELIRRVRARLPKGSVMVICQLVSENAEVRDFVSSFMDQETQGNWGRVRTRDDVRGYYADNGLTPLDPGLVEVSEWRPTTGATAPRQLSFEWEEFGGAGLV; encoded by the coding sequence ATGCACGCTGAGAGGGACCTGCCGTACGGAGTGGACGTCCAACTGCCGAGCGTCGCTCGGATGTACGACCATCTCCTGGACGGGAAGGACAACTTCGCGGCCGATCGCACGGCGTGCGACAGCCTGTTGAAGCAGGTGCCGAGCATGAAGACGCTCGCGCTGAACAACCGGGCCTTCCTGCGGCGGGTCGTCGGGGTGCTGGCGCGGGAGCACGGGATCAGGCAGTTCATCGACCACGGTTCCGGCCTTCCCACACAGGACAACGTGCACCAGATCGCCCAGCGCGTCGACCCGGACGCCCGCGTGGTGTACGTGGACACCGACCCGATCGTACGGAGCGTGGGCGGGGCGCTGCTGGAGACCAACGCCAACACCGCGGTGCTCCAGGCGGACATGCGGGACACCGATTTCATCTTCGGCAGCGCGCAGGTCGAGCGCCTGATCGATCCGGACGAACCTGTCGCCGCGCTGTTCGTGTCCGTGCTGCACTGCATCCCCGACGAGGACCGGCCGACGGAGCTGATCAGGAGGGTCCGGGCCAGGCTGCCGAAGGGCAGCGTGATGGTCATCTGCCAGCTCGTCAGCGAGAACGCGGAGGTGCGTGACTTCGTGTCCTCCTTCATGGACCAGGAGACACAGGGGAACTGGGGCCGCGTCCGCACCCGGGACGACGTCCGCGGCTACTACGCGGACAACGGCCTCACGCCACTGGACCCGGGTCTGGTCGAGGTGTCCGAGTGGCGGCCCACGACGGGCGCCACCGCTCCGCGTCAACTCAGCTTCGAGTGGGAGGAGTTCGGCGGGGCCGGCCTCGTCTGA
- a CDS encoding helix-turn-helix transcriptional regulator, whose amino-acid sequence MRGETARRECGFCGTELPDVTGPGRRRSYCGDSCRRQAQRRREREKAGAVGEDRRSLGQELAAEVHRLAGFLLEAAYAGDELGELVQRARAVESEVGCFLAAVVTEGRARGAKWEEVAKATNLTSETARTKWSSDRVRRLLDHRALVHRATPLPTPRAVASLHGDGYGAVRAAASAERAEQTEQAVREPVTAGRRLAAALSQIHRESSVSIRQLADHTMLSPSFISRVLSGERLPSWDLVCHLSDVLGQDPRELRLLCEVAHGITQPPRQTVTEHIASLKAALRGLHLAAARPTPQQVQRRSKGKVPAEVVTQVLQGDLVPEWEILGALVTALGGWAADFKPLWEAVHYSVLMTDDPSVGDLATEPYL is encoded by the coding sequence ATGCGAGGCGAGACCGCCAGGCGTGAGTGCGGATTCTGCGGGACGGAACTGCCCGACGTCACGGGGCCCGGCCGGCGCCGTTCGTACTGCGGCGACAGCTGCCGCCGACAGGCCCAGCGCCGCCGGGAGCGGGAGAAGGCCGGCGCCGTCGGGGAGGACCGCCGTTCGCTGGGGCAGGAGCTGGCGGCCGAGGTGCACCGGCTGGCCGGGTTCCTCCTCGAAGCGGCTTACGCGGGGGACGAGTTGGGCGAGTTGGTGCAGCGGGCCCGCGCCGTGGAGAGCGAGGTGGGGTGCTTCCTGGCCGCCGTCGTCACCGAGGGCCGCGCCAGGGGAGCCAAATGGGAGGAGGTGGCCAAGGCCACCAACCTCACATCGGAGACGGCCAGGACGAAGTGGAGCTCGGACCGCGTGCGGCGGCTCCTCGACCATCGCGCACTGGTGCACAGGGCCACCCCGCTCCCCACTCCCAGGGCGGTCGCGTCGCTCCACGGTGACGGATACGGCGCGGTGCGGGCGGCCGCATCCGCCGAGCGCGCCGAGCAGACCGAGCAGGCCGTGCGCGAACCCGTCACCGCCGGACGGCGGCTCGCCGCGGCACTCTCCCAGATCCACCGCGAGAGCAGCGTCAGCATTCGCCAGTTGGCCGACCACACCATGCTCTCCCCGTCCTTCATCTCCCGGGTCCTGTCCGGCGAACGCCTCCCCTCGTGGGACCTGGTCTGCCATCTGTCCGACGTTCTCGGCCAGGACCCACGCGAGCTGCGGTTACTGTGCGAGGTGGCCCACGGCATCACCCAGCCGCCCCGGCAGACGGTCACCGAGCACATCGCCTCGCTGAAGGCGGCACTGCGGGGGCTGCACCTGGCGGCGGCCCGGCCGACGCCCCAGCAGGTCCAGCGGCGCAGCAAGGGGAAGGTGCCCGCGGAGGTGGTCACCCAGGTGCTCCAGGGCGACCTCGTACCGGAGTGGGAGATCCTGGGCGCGCTCGTCACCGCGCTCGGCGGCTGGGCGGCCGACTTCAAGCCCCTGTGGGAAGCGGTCCACTACAGCGTTCTCATGACGGACGACCCGTCCGTCGGTGACCTGGCCACCGAGCCCTATCTGTAG
- a CDS encoding amino acid ABC transporter permease, translated as MSEPPISGVETVERTVSPGPDGERPSTPSEEKETDLPSAQRVVPLRHPWRWIATVVVAVVVAQIVHGLVTNPFYQWDRFHYWFLRPVILDGLLITLKVAAWSAVFGLLGGVLLALARLSRSPVLRAVSWVYVWLFRSVPLIVVLLFLYNFSALYRTFSLGVPFGPGFVSFSESTVATDVVVAVVGLSLNEAAYAAEVVRAGLLSVDQGQHEAASALGLPKSYQFTRIVFPQALRAIVPSYVNQLIGLIKSTSLVFYVSLLDLFGQVQSMGSTYPGDVVPLLLVATVWYVILTSVVSLIQFYVERYYSRGALRTVPPTPLQRLRAGFRTLRARRRIGAAL; from the coding sequence ATGAGCGAACCACCCATATCCGGAGTGGAGACCGTCGAGAGAACGGTCTCCCCCGGACCCGACGGCGAGAGACCGTCAACTCCGTCGGAAGAAAAGGAAACTGATTTACCGTCAGCTCAGCGGGTGGTGCCGCTGCGGCATCCCTGGCGCTGGATCGCCACCGTGGTCGTGGCGGTCGTCGTCGCCCAGATCGTCCACGGTCTGGTGACCAACCCGTTCTACCAGTGGGACCGCTTCCACTACTGGTTCCTGCGTCCCGTGATCCTCGACGGTCTGCTGATCACGCTCAAGGTCGCCGCCTGGAGCGCTGTCTTCGGACTCCTCGGCGGTGTCCTCCTCGCGCTCGCCAGGCTGTCGCGGAGCCCCGTACTGCGCGCGGTGAGCTGGGTGTACGTCTGGCTGTTCCGGTCCGTGCCGCTCATCGTCGTACTGCTCTTCCTCTACAACTTCAGCGCGCTCTACCGGACGTTCAGCCTCGGAGTGCCCTTCGGCCCCGGCTTCGTCAGCTTCAGCGAGTCGACCGTCGCGACGGACGTCGTCGTGGCGGTCGTCGGACTCAGCCTCAACGAGGCCGCCTACGCCGCTGAAGTGGTGCGCGCCGGACTGCTCTCCGTCGACCAGGGACAGCACGAGGCGGCGTCCGCGCTGGGACTCCCCAAGAGCTACCAGTTCACCCGGATCGTCTTCCCGCAGGCACTGCGGGCGATCGTGCCCTCGTACGTCAACCAGCTGATCGGGCTGATCAAGAGCACATCGCTGGTCTTCTACGTCTCCCTCCTCGACCTCTTCGGCCAGGTGCAGAGCATGGGCAGCACCTACCCGGGCGACGTCGTGCCGCTGCTGCTCGTGGCGACGGTCTGGTACGTGATCCTGACCAGCGTCGTCTCGTTGATCCAGTTCTACGTGGAGCGGTACTACTCCCGGGGCGCGCTGCGCACCGTACCGCCCACCCCGTTGCAGAGACTGCGCGCCGGATTCCGCACCCTCCGGGCCCGCCGCCGGATCGGAGCGGCCCTGTGA
- a CDS encoding amino acid ABC transporter ATP-binding protein produces the protein MAPVAVRVHGAHKWYGAHRVLTDVDLTVEAGQVTVILGPSGSGKSTLLRAINHLEKLDIGYVSVGGEPIGVRHQGDRLKEISERAIRAQRRRIGFVFQNFNLFPHLTVLDNVAAAPTATGRGTRQESREQARALLDRVGLGDKADAYPRQLSGGQQQRVAIARALALEPGVILFDEPTSALDPELVGEVLAVIKSLATSGTTLIVVTHEIGFAREIADRIVFLDGGRIVEEGPPEKVLDHPDHPRTREFLSKVFPPASAVPAT, from the coding sequence ATCGCCCCGGTGGCGGTGCGGGTCCATGGCGCGCACAAGTGGTACGGGGCGCACCGCGTCCTCACGGATGTCGACCTCACCGTGGAGGCCGGTCAGGTGACCGTGATCCTCGGCCCCTCCGGCTCGGGCAAGTCCACGCTGCTCCGGGCGATCAACCATCTGGAGAAGCTCGACATCGGATACGTCAGTGTGGGCGGCGAGCCCATCGGTGTCCGGCACCAGGGGGACCGGCTCAAGGAGATCAGCGAGCGCGCGATCCGCGCCCAGCGCCGCCGGATCGGGTTCGTGTTCCAGAACTTCAACCTCTTCCCGCACCTGACCGTGCTGGACAACGTGGCCGCGGCGCCGACCGCCACCGGACGCGGAACCAGACAGGAGTCACGCGAGCAGGCGCGCGCCCTGCTCGACCGGGTGGGCCTCGGCGACAAGGCGGACGCCTATCCGCGGCAGCTCTCGGGCGGCCAGCAGCAGCGGGTGGCGATCGCGCGTGCGCTGGCGCTGGAGCCGGGCGTCATCCTCTTCGACGAACCGACCTCCGCACTCGACCCCGAACTGGTCGGCGAGGTGCTGGCCGTCATCAAGAGTCTCGCCACCAGTGGTACGACGCTGATCGTCGTGACCCACGAGATCGGCTTCGCCCGGGAGATCGCCGATCGGATCGTCTTCCTCGACGGCGGCCGGATCGTCGAGGAAGGCCCGCCGGAGAAGGTGCTGGACCATCCCGACCACCCGCGGACACGGGAGTTCCTGAGCAAGGTCTTCCCGCCCGCGTCCGCCGTACCGGCCACCTGA
- a CDS encoding transporter substrate-binding domain-containing protein yields MPHLRSRIDRGVIVTALVTSLAVGLGGCGSDDTESTSATVDGKGTVVVGALSNGAAQETELTVPEVAAIRAELPKDIADKGELVIGLGLLPTGSAPLGYVGSDQKTLTGSEPDLGRLVASVLGLKPVMANTTWENMFVGIDSGRNDVGFANITVTEQRKEKYDFACYRKDDVSFEVPEDSTWNFDGTHRSLAGRTVAVSAGTNQEKMLLRWQSQLKAEGGAPLTVKYFQDINSTYLALSSGKIDAYFGPNPSVVYHTVRTAKTRAATRNAGKVSGAGTTLQGLICATTKKDNGLAKPLADAINHLISTGQYGKWLKAWHLEGESVPVSRVNPPGLPRSNS; encoded by the coding sequence ATGCCGCACCTCCGTTCCAGAATCGACCGTGGCGTCATCGTGACCGCCCTCGTCACCTCCCTCGCCGTCGGCCTCGGCGGATGCGGAAGCGATGACACCGAGTCCACGTCGGCGACCGTCGACGGGAAGGGCACGGTCGTCGTGGGCGCGCTGTCGAACGGCGCCGCGCAGGAGACCGAGCTGACCGTCCCGGAAGTCGCCGCCATCCGGGCGGAACTGCCGAAGGACATCGCCGACAAGGGCGAGCTGGTCATCGGACTCGGCCTGCTGCCCACGGGAAGCGCGCCGCTGGGCTACGTCGGCAGCGACCAGAAGACCCTCACCGGCTCCGAACCCGACCTCGGCCGGCTGGTGGCCTCGGTGCTCGGACTGAAGCCCGTCATGGCGAACACCACGTGGGAGAACATGTTCGTCGGCATCGACAGCGGCCGGAACGACGTCGGTTTCGCCAACATCACCGTCACCGAACAGCGCAAGGAGAAGTACGACTTCGCCTGCTACCGCAAGGACGACGTCAGCTTCGAGGTGCCCGAGGACAGCACCTGGAACTTCGACGGCACCCACCGGAGCCTCGCCGGCAGGACCGTCGCGGTGAGCGCCGGCACCAACCAGGAGAAGATGCTGCTGCGTTGGCAGAGTCAGCTGAAGGCGGAGGGCGGGGCCCCTCTCACGGTCAAGTACTTCCAGGACATCAACAGCACGTACCTGGCCCTGTCGTCCGGCAAGATCGACGCCTACTTCGGCCCCAACCCGAGCGTCGTCTACCACACCGTGCGGACGGCGAAGACCCGAGCCGCCACCCGGAACGCGGGCAAGGTCTCGGGCGCGGGCACCACGCTCCAGGGACTGATCTGCGCGACCACGAAGAAGGACAACGGCCTGGCCAAGCCCCTCGCGGACGCCATCAACCACCTGATCAGCACGGGTCAGTACGGGAAGTGGCTGAAGGCCTGGCACCTGGAGGGCGAAAGCGTCCCCGTCTCCCGCGTCAACCCTCCCGGACTGCCGAGGTCCAACTCATGA
- a CDS encoding GNAT family N-acetyltransferase, translating to MTTDVRDTADGASEGTTGAAVSAGLRPPDRSGTPGGRREAPPRTLDNPAWAALTGSHRRLSQRVGAAARYHPDVAPFVALADPLDPRGWQDLAALVGPGTSFTLAGVHAVPAGWEILHEVEGVQLIATSLRGGPDPEAVRLGAADVPEMLDLVARTRPGPFLPRTVELGAYHGIRRDGRLVAMAGERLRPPGWTEISAVCTDEAHRGEGLATRLVRHVADGIRERGDRPFLHTSAANTRAVRLYESLGFSLRLRPRFRTLRSPGAPRS from the coding sequence ATGACCACGGATGTCCGCGACACGGCCGACGGCGCGTCCGAAGGGACCACCGGGGCAGCCGTGTCCGCCGGCCTCCGGCCGCCGGACCGGTCCGGCACACCGGGCGGGCGGCGGGAGGCCCCGCCGCGCACACTCGACAACCCGGCCTGGGCCGCGCTGACCGGCTCGCACCGCCGTCTGTCGCAGCGCGTCGGCGCCGCCGCCCGCTACCACCCCGACGTGGCACCCTTCGTCGCGCTCGCCGACCCCTTGGACCCGCGCGGCTGGCAGGACCTGGCCGCACTGGTCGGGCCGGGCACCTCCTTCACCCTCGCCGGAGTCCACGCCGTACCCGCAGGCTGGGAGATCCTGCACGAGGTGGAAGGCGTCCAGCTGATCGCCACGTCGCTGCGCGGCGGACCCGACCCCGAGGCGGTGCGTCTCGGCGCCGCCGACGTGCCGGAGATGCTGGACCTGGTGGCCAGGACGCGGCCGGGGCCGTTCCTGCCGCGGACCGTGGAACTCGGCGCGTACCACGGCATCCGACGCGACGGCCGTCTCGTCGCCATGGCGGGGGAGCGGCTGCGCCCGCCGGGCTGGACGGAGATCAGCGCCGTGTGCACCGACGAGGCCCACCGCGGGGAGGGCCTGGCCACCCGTCTGGTCCGTCATGTCGCGGACGGAATCCGTGAGCGGGGGGACAGGCCGTTCCTCCACACATCGGCCGCCAACACCCGTGCCGTCCGGCTCTACGAGTCACTGGGCTTCAGCCTCCGCCTCAGGCCCCGCTTCCGCACGCTCCGGTCCCCGGGGGCGCCCCGGTCCTGA
- a CDS encoding S8 family peptidase, which yields MAAVRNTKRRIATALAGAAAVVAVVGAGTALPAQAAPAAGRVLHAGSAEAIPGSYLVTLRKDAGFQASTARGKQLIGEYGGKVRRTYNSALNGYAATLSSSQAERLAADPAVATVEQDQKVHATGTQNNAPWGLDRIDQANLPLNGTYTYPDSAGGGTTVYVLDTGVRITHQEISGRASYGYDFVDNDTTAQDGYGHGTHVATTVAGTTYGVAKKAKIVAVRVLGNDGSGSTSGVVAGVDWITANHVASSVANVSLGGGVSTTLDNAVTKSIASGVTYSIAAGNSGAPASNYSPARVPTAITVGATTKTDAKASYSNYGPLVDLFAPGSGITAGWNTSDTATYTGDGTSFAAPHVSGAAAIYLTNHPGASPAAVASALVNGATSNVLTGIGTGSPNKLLKVVP from the coding sequence ATGGCAGCAGTGCGCAACACCAAGCGAAGGATCGCCACAGCGCTCGCCGGCGCGGCGGCCGTGGTGGCGGTGGTCGGAGCCGGCACGGCCCTCCCGGCCCAGGCGGCGCCCGCGGCGGGCAGAGTCCTGCATGCCGGGTCCGCCGAGGCGATCCCCGGCAGCTACCTCGTCACCTTAAGGAAGGACGCCGGATTCCAGGCGTCCACGGCCCGGGGCAAGCAGCTCATAGGCGAGTACGGCGGCAAGGTGCGCCGGACGTACAACTCCGCGCTGAACGGTTACGCGGCCACCCTGAGCAGTTCGCAGGCCGAGCGCCTCGCGGCCGACCCGGCGGTCGCCACGGTCGAGCAGGACCAGAAGGTGCACGCCACCGGCACCCAGAACAACGCGCCATGGGGCCTCGACCGCATCGACCAGGCGAACCTGCCCCTCAACGGCACGTACACCTATCCGGACTCCGCGGGCGGCGGTACGACCGTCTACGTCCTGGACACCGGGGTGCGCATCACCCACCAGGAGATCAGCGGCCGGGCCTCGTACGGCTACGACTTCGTCGACAACGACACCACCGCGCAGGACGGCTACGGCCATGGCACGCACGTCGCCACGACGGTCGCCGGAACCACCTACGGGGTCGCCAAGAAGGCGAAGATCGTCGCCGTCCGGGTGCTCGGCAACGACGGTTCCGGTTCGACGTCCGGCGTCGTCGCCGGTGTCGACTGGATCACCGCCAACCATGTCGCCTCGTCCGTCGCCAACGTGTCGCTGGGCGGCGGCGTCAGCACCACGCTCGACAACGCGGTGACCAAGTCCATCGCCTCCGGCGTCACCTACTCCATCGCGGCCGGCAATTCGGGCGCACCCGCGTCGAACTACTCGCCCGCCCGGGTACCCACCGCGATCACCGTCGGCGCCACCACCAAGACCGACGCGAAGGCCTCCTACTCCAACTACGGACCCCTCGTGGACCTCTTCGCCCCCGGCTCCGGCATCACGGCGGGCTGGAACACCTCCGACACCGCCACGTACACGGGCGACGGCACCTCCTTCGCGGCCCCGCACGTCTCGGGTGCGGCCGCGATCTACCTGACGAACCACCCCGGGGCCTCCCCGGCCGCTGTCGCCTCGGCGCTGGTGAACGGCGCGACCTCCAACGTGCTGACGGGCATCGGCACCGGCTCGCCCAACAAGCTGCTCAAGGTCGTCCCGTAA